The sequence GGCGATTCTACTGTTGTGGATGATCCAACAAAACTTCCAACTGCATCTTATACTTTTGAAGTGGAGGCGCAGGAAGATGGAGTCGTTTCAGAAATTATTGCCGACAAGATCGGGGTAGCAGCGAGTCTATTAGGAGCGGGCCGCATCACAAAAGAGTCTCAAATTGACCTAGCAGTCGGCCTTGTTTTGAGGAAGAAAATCGGTGACAACGTCAAGAAGGGTGAGTCTCTTGTGACGATTCATAGCAACAAACAGGAAGTAATAGAAGTGAAGAAGCTTATCGATGAAGCCTTCTCCGTTTCACAAAATGAGGTTGAAAGACCCACATTAGTTTATGAAGTAATCGATTAGAAATTTGCCCCTAACTCAAGATTCTGAGTACTATTTCAGAATAGAAGCGGAGGGGTTAACTTCCCGTGAAACTCTGAAAGTTGAAAACAGACTATTACATCTGCAGCAATGTCTTTGTGACTAGCATCTTGCGAATCTCAGGCTGTCCATCGGTGGGGAAAAGACCCCTCACTGATGGAAGTATTACTTTACTCGAAAAGAAAATTTAAAAAATGATTTGCTTTTTCGTAAGATGTCTGTTATTCTAAGAAAGAATTATTTTTGTTCTTTTTTCAGATTGAGAATATATTTTGTTTTTCGTCTAAAGTTTTGAGCAAGGATAGTAACATAATGTGTGGAGACTCACACAAGGAGGCAACAATAATGGAACAAGGTAAAGTTAAATGGTTTAATGCAGAAAAAGGTTTTGGATTCATCGAGCGTGAAGCAGGAGAAGACGTATTCGTACATTTCTCAGCTATCCAAGGCGAAGGCTTCAAATCTTTAGACGAAGGTCAAAGTGTAACATTTGAAGTTGAACAAGGTCAACGTGGCCCACAAGCTGCAAATGTTCAAAAAGCTTAATTTAGTAAATGGCAGACCCTAAGTAAGGGGTCTGTTTTTTTTATTTGTTTTAAGGAGACAGAATTTCCATTTCAAAAGGATACACGGAATAAAAGCCCTACTCATTATGAATAGGGCTTTTACAACAATCATGAAACACAAATCAGTAATAGTAAAAATGGTAGACTAAGTATAGCACACTGCAGGAGCAATTCCTACTTTAACATGATTATAGCTATTCTCTTCTCCAGTTAAGAGGGAGAAAGTATCTAATAGGTCCTTCCTGTTTTCGAAAATGATTACGTAACTAGAAGACGGTTGAATTCTAGTCGGAGATGATTAAATTGTAAGTATTTCTACTGAATTGTTGAAAAATTCGGGTAACTGTTGAAAAATTCAAGTAACTGTTGCAAAATAATAATTAGACAGTATATAAAGCGTTTCAACATCTAAAGATTACAATCGAATTTGCTTGCACAAAACTGAAACCGCATTTTCCACATTTAAGCAAGTGCTACCTTAGACAACCGACTAAAATATGGATTGAAGATAGACGGATTAATATGTACTAAGGGTAAAATGAAAAAACTTCCATCCTAGTATCACTCTACTTCTTAGACTACAGTTAAATGTCAAATAGAAAGTGGTGTATAGATGTTTACGGAATCTCATTTTAATAAAAATCTTCATGTCGAAAACAATGGCTCTCTTTACTTAGGTGACGATCGCTCCATACTAATTTCTATTTCTGCCTTTAGAACCCTTCGAAAGAATTTAATTCAAAACATTGGAAGTGAAAGAATGAAAGGGTTTTTATTCCGTCATGGCTGGGAGAATGGACAGGAGGATGCTAACAAAGTATTAAAGAAAAATTTGCAAGACAAAAAAGAAGCCATCTATTATGGTCCGATCCTCCATCGGTTAAGAGGAAATGCCGATATTGAGGTTACAGAACTAGAAATGAAGGTAGAGAATGATAAGATATCCGTTCATATGGAAGGAATATGGAAAAATTCCTATGAAGCAGAAGAATACATGAGGGGATATGGACAATCTCATTCGTCTGTGTGTTATACACTCATTGGCTACGCCAGTGGCTATTTAACAAAAATATGCAATCAAATGGTAATCGTTAAAGAGCTTTCGTGTCAAGCAAAAGGAGATCAATTTTGTAGATGGATTGGGAAATCATTGGATTATTGGAATGGAGAAGTAGATGAGGAGCTAAAGCTTTATCAAGAATCACCCATTGTGGAAGAGTTAGAGTTGACATATGAAAAACTTCTTGAAGAAAAAAGTTGTTTAGAAAAAAGTACAATCATTCATAAGAAGTTGACGGATGAATTGTTGCAAGGGAATGATTTAACTTCAATTGCAGAAGTTGTTTTTAAAGAAACGGATACTCCAGGAATGATTACAGATGAAAAACATCATCCCCTTGCCTATATTGGAATGTCCAGTCTCACAGTAGAAAGCCTCAATGAAGAATTTGTCACCTATTTAATGAAAACGAAAAGGAAATGGAACATAAATATAAATGAAACAACTTGTATTCGGATGGAGCATCATACCCGTTTGATCACACCGATCTATTTACAAGGAAAGATAAAAGGATATTGTACATTTATTTATATGGACGATCATGTCGAACAGTCGCAATTTCATAAAATGATTTTAGAACGGACCTCTTTAGTGATCTCCCATTACCTGCTCAATGAAGTGACAAAATTTGAGACAGAACAGCGGATGATGGGAAGCTTTTTTGATGAAATTCTAAGGGGAGATTATTTGGATGAAGAAGAGGTGCTCAGACGTGCAAGTTTTATCCAAGTCGACCTCTCAGG is a genomic window of Niallia sp. XMNu-256 containing:
- a CDS encoding cold-shock protein, which encodes MEQGKVKWFNAEKGFGFIEREAGEDVFVHFSAIQGEGFKSLDEGQSVTFEVEQGQRGPQAANVQKA
- a CDS encoding XylR N-terminal domain-containing protein; protein product: MFTESHFNKNLHVENNGSLYLGDDRSILISISAFRTLRKNLIQNIGSERMKGFLFRHGWENGQEDANKVLKKNLQDKKEAIYYGPILHRLRGNADIEVTELEMKVENDKISVHMEGIWKNSYEAEEYMRGYGQSHSSVCYTLIGYASGYLTKICNQMVIVKELSCQAKGDQFCRWIGKSLDYWNGEVDEELKLYQESPIVEELELTYEKLLEEKSCLEKSTIIHKKLTDELLQGNDLTSIAEVVFKETDTPGMITDEKHHPLAYIGMSSLTVESLNEEFVTYLMKTKRKWNININETTCIRMEHHTRLITPIYLQGKIKGYCTFIYMDDHVEQSQFHKMILERTSLVISHYLLNEVTKFETEQRMMGSFFDEILRGDYLDEEEVLRRASFIQVDLSGSYRMVVIQYRLQQNLKEEFIFHEQLLKEITNYFKSKKQNILVGHRTKSVIMLIPTSYMTHEGIEPYLEDVLDYLSTQFPKVVFYAGVSKQTNQIGRANDSYNEAFTALRMATMNHRIMKFDSLGMVGPLINQNNKQDIRLVASNLLGELIDPLTNKKLELLKTLYLFLANGGNLEQTANENALSLSGLRYRISKIEEFLGHNLRDPFYNYQIYLALQSLILIGDLDLDKTE